A genomic segment from Tessaracoccus defluvii encodes:
- a CDS encoding EutN/CcmL family microcompartment protein — MRIARVIGSAVSTIKADSLRGSKLLVVQDASVSDEPTGEPYVAVDAVGAGEGELVLIACGSAGRYTQWTADAPVDAVILAILDSLEVGGETTFRKS; from the coding sequence ATGCGGATCGCACGGGTCATCGGGTCGGCCGTCTCGACCATCAAGGCCGACTCCCTGCGCGGCAGCAAGCTGCTCGTGGTGCAGGACGCCTCCGTCAGCGATGAGCCGACGGGGGAGCCCTACGTCGCGGTCGACGCCGTCGGCGCAGGCGAGGGCGAACTCGTCCTCATCGCCTGTGGCAGCGCGGGCCGCTACACGCAGTGGACCGCCGATGCGCCCGTCGACGCCGTCATCCTCGCCATCCTCGACTCGCTCGAGGTCGGCGGCGAGACGACATTCCGCAAGAGCTGA
- a CDS encoding ethanolamine ammonia-lyase reactivating factor EutA: MSGRDMTSVGIDVGTTTTQVVLSELTVTNQARMGLVPRLDVDSRRVLYQGEPHFTPLTSPDEVDVERLVALVRSEYERAGIAPDQVETGAVIITGETARTRNAEEILHGLGELAGDFVVTVAGPNLESQIAGRGSGAAQWSAENFATVVNVDIGGGSSNAALFRSGGHLASAASMVGGRQATLDPATQQLTHLAPTGRIIVDQLGLDLRVGAVPRLSELRRLTDTMADIVVDLCLGLEPPLTKLAALSKPLAIEGQVSAYFVSGGVGQLYYDEAPVSTLAEVAAWGDVGPLLAASLRDNPRWQQLRVVRPAQTLRATVLGAASQQVTLSGSTIWAEDSHLPLRNAPVIEPRVEMTVPHFDDPAAIAVALGEAVARWDRGADHDGDFVVSLNLPTGSATRS; the protein is encoded by the coding sequence ATGAGCGGCAGGGACATGACGTCGGTGGGAATCGACGTGGGCACGACCACGACACAGGTGGTGCTGTCCGAGCTGACGGTGACCAACCAGGCCCGCATGGGCCTGGTGCCCCGCCTGGACGTGGACTCCCGTCGGGTCCTCTACCAGGGCGAGCCGCACTTCACCCCCCTCACCAGTCCCGACGAGGTCGACGTCGAACGCCTGGTGGCGCTCGTCCGCTCGGAATACGAGCGGGCGGGCATCGCCCCCGACCAGGTCGAGACCGGCGCCGTCATCATCACGGGGGAGACGGCCCGCACCCGCAACGCCGAGGAGATCCTGCACGGCCTCGGCGAGCTGGCGGGCGACTTCGTCGTCACCGTCGCCGGCCCCAACCTGGAGTCCCAGATCGCCGGCCGCGGTTCGGGCGCGGCACAGTGGTCGGCCGAGAACTTCGCCACCGTCGTGAACGTCGACATCGGCGGCGGCTCCTCGAACGCCGCGCTGTTCCGCTCCGGCGGGCACCTGGCGTCGGCCGCCTCGATGGTCGGCGGACGGCAGGCGACGCTCGACCCGGCCACGCAGCAGCTCACCCACCTCGCCCCGACCGGCAGGATCATCGTCGACCAGCTCGGCCTCGACCTTCGGGTCGGTGCAGTGCCGCGACTCAGCGAACTGCGGCGCCTCACCGACACCATGGCCGACATCGTCGTGGACCTCTGCCTGGGGCTCGAGCCGCCGCTGACGAAGCTCGCCGCGCTCAGCAAGCCGCTGGCGATCGAGGGACAGGTCTCGGCCTACTTCGTCTCCGGCGGCGTCGGGCAGCTCTACTACGACGAGGCGCCCGTCTCCACGCTGGCGGAGGTCGCGGCGTGGGGCGACGTGGGGCCGCTGCTCGCAGCCAGCCTCCGGGACAACCCGCGCTGGCAGCAGCTGCGCGTCGTCCGTCCGGCCCAGACGCTGCGGGCCACGGTGCTGGGGGCGGCGAGCCAGCAGGTGACGCTGTCCGGCTCGACCATCTGGGCCGAGGACAGCCATCTGCCGCTGCGCAACGCACCGGTCATCGAGCCGCGCGTCGAGATGACCGTGCCCCACTTCGACGACCCGGCCGCGATCGCGGTCGCGCTCGGCGAGGCAGTCGCGCGCTGGGACCGTGGCGCCGACCACGACGGCGACTTCGTCGTCTCCCTCAACCTTCCCACCGGCTCAGCTACCCGCAGCTGA
- a CDS encoding ethanolamine ammonia-lyase reactivating factor EutA: MATGVTAFARRQLPAGRPLVLVIEQDYAQVLGQTIKQQFPEVPLIVVDQIHLGEGDFIDIGEPLFDGRVVPVSVKTLIFYQAAPAA, translated from the coding sequence GTGGCCACCGGCGTCACGGCCTTCGCCCGGCGCCAGCTGCCCGCGGGCAGGCCGCTGGTCCTGGTCATCGAGCAGGACTACGCGCAGGTCCTCGGCCAGACCATCAAGCAACAGTTTCCCGAGGTTCCCCTGATCGTCGTCGATCAGATCCACCTCGGTGAGGGCGACTTCATCGACATTGGTGAACCGCTCTTCGACGGGCGCGTGGTGCCCGTCTCCGTCAAGACGCTCATCTTCTACCAGGCCGCACCCGCGGCATGA
- a CDS encoding ethanolamine ammonia-lyase subunit EutB, with product MLLRTKLFGHTYEFADLKDLLAKANEEKSGDLQAGIAARSAAERVAARHVLAEVPLSALRENPVVPYDQDEVTRAIDDAINETIYNEIKGWSVGDFREWILSNKTSGADIARVGRALTGEMIAAVTKLMGNLDLVVAARKIRVVTHSGNTMGLEGTLASRLQPNHPTDSVDGIRAAVYEGLSFGSGDSVIGINPSDDSVGSVSRLLEMTYDIIQRWEIPTQNCVLAHVTTQMEALKRGAPSGLIFQSIAGSQKAMESFGISIDLMDEAYDLAKKYCFTAGPNYMYFETGQGSALSADAHNGADQLVLEARNYAIARRWNPYQVNTVVGFIGPEYLYDSVQIIRAGLEDHFMGKLAGISMGCDVCYTNHAKADQNSNDNLAVLLASAGVNFIMGIPMGDDAMLSYQTTSYHDAPALRQALGLRPLPEFESWMEEVGLWKDGQLTDCAGDASFFLKR from the coding sequence ATGTTGTTGCGAACGAAGCTGTTCGGACACACCTATGAGTTCGCCGACCTCAAGGACCTGCTAGCCAAGGCCAATGAGGAGAAGTCCGGCGACCTACAGGCGGGAATCGCGGCGCGCAGCGCGGCTGAGCGGGTAGCCGCGCGGCACGTGCTGGCCGAGGTGCCGCTGAGCGCGCTGCGCGAGAACCCGGTCGTGCCGTACGACCAGGACGAGGTCACGCGTGCCATCGACGACGCCATCAACGAGACGATCTACAACGAGATCAAGGGCTGGAGCGTCGGCGATTTCCGCGAATGGATCCTCAGCAACAAGACCAGCGGCGCGGACATCGCCCGCGTCGGTCGGGCGCTGACCGGCGAGATGATCGCCGCGGTGACCAAGCTGATGGGCAACCTCGACCTCGTCGTCGCCGCCCGCAAGATCCGCGTCGTCACGCACTCGGGCAACACCATGGGCCTCGAGGGCACGCTGGCGTCCCGCCTGCAGCCCAACCACCCGACCGACTCGGTCGACGGCATCCGTGCCGCCGTCTACGAGGGCCTCTCGTTCGGCTCCGGCGACTCCGTCATCGGCATCAACCCGTCCGACGACTCCGTCGGCTCGGTCAGCCGCCTGCTGGAGATGACGTACGACATCATCCAGCGCTGGGAGATCCCCACGCAGAACTGCGTCCTGGCCCACGTCACCACGCAGATGGAGGCCCTCAAGCGGGGTGCGCCGTCGGGCCTGATCTTCCAGTCGATCGCCGGCTCGCAGAAGGCGATGGAGAGCTTCGGCATCTCGATCGACCTGATGGACGAGGCCTACGACCTGGCGAAGAAGTACTGCTTCACCGCCGGACCGAACTACATGTACTTCGAGACCGGCCAGGGCTCCGCACTGTCGGCCGACGCGCACAACGGCGCCGACCAGCTCGTGCTGGAGGCCCGCAACTACGCGATCGCCCGCCGCTGGAACCCGTACCAGGTCAACACCGTCGTCGGCTTCATCGGCCCCGAGTACCTCTACGACTCGGTGCAGATCATCCGCGCAGGCCTCGAGGACCACTTCATGGGCAAGCTCGCCGGCATCTCGATGGGCTGCGACGTGTGCTACACCAACCACGCCAAGGCGGACCAGAACAGCAACGACAACCTCGCTGTGCTGCTCGCCTCGGCAGGCGTCAACTTCATCATGGGCATCCCGATGGGTGACGACGCGATGCTCAGCTACCAGACGACCAGCTACCACGATGCGCCCGCGCTGAGGCAGGCCCTCGGGCTGCGCCCGCTGCCCGAGTTCGAGTCGTGGATGGAGGAGGTGGGCCTGTGGAAGGACGGCCAGCTCACCGACTGTGCAGGCGACGCGTCCTTCTTCCTGAAGAGGTGA
- the eutC gene encoding ethanolamine ammonia-lyase subunit EutC, with the protein MSIDIEQIVARILAELRQEGMTPTAAESSSAASVIKRDGGELVIDLADPTEDGPRHAMGVDNPYDADALRNLMATTSARLGVGRAGPRPKTGTALLFQADHGVTQDAIYGVVSEEVRDHFNLFTVTSKVADRAEFLLRPDLGRLLSDESKKVIAERCTKSPDVQLCVVDGLSAAAIDNNLRDIYPVIEQGLKSAGLSVGTPFFIENGRVGIMNDINSIVKAKVIVLLIGERPGLGIADAMSAYMGYDPQPGKSDADRDLICMITTHGGTNPLEAGAYIVEFIKRMINYSASGVKLREVAGD; encoded by the coding sequence ATGAGCATCGACATTGAACAGATCGTGGCTCGCATCCTGGCCGAACTGCGCCAGGAGGGAATGACGCCGACCGCCGCCGAGTCGTCGAGCGCCGCATCCGTCATCAAGCGGGACGGCGGTGAGCTCGTCATCGATCTCGCCGACCCGACCGAGGACGGCCCCCGTCACGCCATGGGCGTCGACAACCCGTACGACGCGGACGCGCTGCGGAACCTGATGGCCACCACCAGCGCCCGCCTCGGGGTCGGCCGCGCCGGGCCGCGCCCGAAGACCGGCACCGCGCTGCTCTTTCAGGCCGACCACGGCGTCACGCAGGACGCGATCTACGGCGTCGTCAGCGAGGAGGTGCGGGACCACTTCAACCTGTTCACCGTCACCTCCAAGGTGGCGGACAGGGCCGAGTTCCTGCTGCGACCCGACCTGGGCCGTCTGCTCAGCGACGAGTCGAAGAAGGTCATCGCCGAGCGGTGCACCAAGTCGCCCGACGTGCAGCTGTGCGTCGTCGACGGCCTCTCGGCCGCCGCCATCGACAACAACCTGCGCGACATCTACCCGGTGATCGAGCAGGGGCTGAAGTCGGCCGGACTGAGCGTCGGAACCCCGTTCTTCATCGAGAACGGCCGGGTCGGGATCATGAACGACATCAACTCGATCGTCAAGGCGAAGGTGATCGTCCTCCTCATCGGTGAGCGGCCCGGACTCGGGATCGCCGACGCGATGAGCGCCTACATGGGCTACGACCCGCAGCCCGGCAAGTCCGACGCCGACCGTGACCTGATCTGCATGATCACCACCCACGGCGGTACCAACCCGCTCGAGGCCGGCGCCTACATCGTCGAGTTCATCAAGCGGATGATCAACTACAGCGCCAGCGGAGTGAAGCTCCGCGAGGTTGCCGGAGACTAA
- the eutL gene encoding ethanolamine utilization microcompartment protein EutL, whose protein sequence is MAILDPVKPSILAVRIISNVDRGFAEKLGLTSDQRALGLITCDIDDSLYVALDEATKFAEVDVVYAKSFYAGSGHASGPLSGEIIGMLAGPTPAEVRAGVDACVAYAEEEAWFYSANEAGDLAFFPHLISSTGTYLSKEAGIPVGQPMAYLIAPPLEATFALDLAVKAADVSVATYFEPPSETNYSGGWLTGSQSACRAACAAFQDAVLDVAATPKKY, encoded by the coding sequence ATGGCAATCCTCGACCCTGTGAAGCCGTCCATCCTGGCGGTTCGCATCATCTCCAACGTCGACCGCGGCTTCGCTGAGAAGCTCGGCCTGACCTCCGACCAGCGGGCCCTCGGCCTCATCACCTGCGACATCGACGACTCGCTGTACGTGGCGCTCGACGAGGCGACGAAGTTCGCCGAGGTCGACGTCGTCTACGCGAAGAGCTTCTACGCGGGCTCCGGCCACGCGTCGGGCCCCCTCAGCGGCGAGATCATCGGCATGCTCGCGGGCCCGACGCCCGCAGAGGTCCGCGCCGGTGTCGACGCCTGCGTCGCCTACGCGGAGGAGGAGGCGTGGTTCTACTCGGCCAACGAGGCCGGCGACCTCGCCTTCTTCCCGCACCTGATCTCCTCCACGGGCACGTACCTGTCCAAGGAGGCGGGCATCCCGGTCGGCCAGCCCATGGCCTACCTGATCGCCCCGCCGCTGGAGGCGACCTTCGCCCTCGACCTGGCCGTCAAGGCCGCGGACGTGAGCGTGGCGACGTACTTCGAGCCGCCGAGCGAGACCAACTACTCGGGTGGGTGGCTCACCGGTTCCCAGAGTGCCTGCCGGGCGGCCTGCGCCGCCTTCCAGGACGCCGTCCTCGACGTGGCTGCGACGCCGAAGAAGTACTGA
- a CDS encoding aldehyde dehydrogenase family protein, which translates to MTTQSMDKDLRSIQQARDLAVAAREAMRSFQFASQAQVDRICEAMVEAAMREAGRLGQLAHDETGFGYAEHKRLKNEFAARNVWDSIRDVPTCGVLRRDDALGIVEIGWPVGVVCALTPSTNPTSTAIFKILIGVKARNAVIVAPHPSAATCTAEAVRVMVEAGEAAGMPSGLVSCMTELSIQGTNELMNHYATSMILATGGPGMVKAAHSCGKPALGVGPGNVPAYVDRSADVVSAAEMIVESKSFDCSTICATEQTVIADRPIADQLKAEMQRRGAQWLTAEEADRLAGAMFRPNGMMIADYVGRTPQELGRKAGITVPDSTRILVAELGGVGPAHPLSREKLTTVLGWMVEDGWKAGCDRAVQLLKFGGDGHSLVIHSRDEESILAFGIEKPAFRILVNTWGSLGGIGATTGVRPSLTLAPGGIGGASVSDNITVEHVLNVKRVAYHLRDAPAVARAHGGVGDAATTPATTPGSASDAARIEEMVRRIVTELQGK; encoded by the coding sequence ATGACAACCCAGTCGATGGACAAGGACCTGCGATCCATTCAGCAGGCCCGCGACCTAGCCGTGGCGGCAAGGGAGGCGATGCGGTCGTTCCAGTTCGCCTCCCAGGCCCAGGTCGACCGGATCTGTGAAGCGATGGTCGAGGCCGCGATGCGTGAGGCGGGCCGGCTCGGCCAGCTCGCCCACGACGAGACCGGCTTCGGCTACGCGGAGCACAAGCGGCTCAAGAACGAGTTCGCCGCGCGCAACGTGTGGGACTCGATCCGCGACGTCCCGACCTGCGGCGTGCTGCGGCGCGACGACGCGTTGGGCATCGTCGAGATCGGGTGGCCGGTCGGTGTGGTGTGCGCACTGACGCCGTCCACCAACCCGACCTCGACGGCGATCTTCAAGATCCTGATCGGCGTCAAGGCCCGCAACGCGGTCATCGTCGCCCCGCACCCGTCCGCCGCCACCTGCACGGCCGAGGCCGTGCGCGTGATGGTGGAGGCGGGGGAGGCGGCCGGCATGCCGAGCGGCCTCGTCTCGTGCATGACCGAGCTGAGCATCCAGGGCACCAACGAGCTCATGAACCACTACGCGACGTCCATGATCCTGGCCACGGGTGGCCCGGGCATGGTCAAGGCGGCCCACAGCTGTGGGAAGCCCGCGCTCGGCGTCGGCCCCGGCAACGTGCCGGCCTACGTCGACCGCAGCGCCGACGTGGTGTCGGCGGCCGAGATGATCGTGGAGTCGAAGTCGTTCGACTGCTCGACCATCTGCGCCACCGAGCAGACGGTGATCGCCGACCGGCCGATCGCCGACCAGCTCAAGGCGGAGATGCAGCGTCGCGGCGCCCAGTGGCTCACCGCGGAGGAGGCCGACCGTCTGGCCGGGGCGATGTTCCGCCCCAACGGCATGATGATCGCCGACTACGTCGGCAGGACACCGCAGGAACTCGGCCGCAAGGCCGGCATCACGGTGCCGGACTCGACCCGCATCCTCGTCGCCGAACTCGGCGGCGTGGGCCCGGCGCACCCGCTGTCGCGGGAGAAGCTCACCACCGTGCTCGGCTGGATGGTCGAGGACGGCTGGAAGGCCGGCTGCGACCGTGCGGTGCAGCTGCTGAAGTTCGGCGGTGACGGCCATTCGCTCGTCATCCACTCCCGCGACGAGGAGTCGATCCTCGCGTTCGGCATCGAGAAGCCGGCGTTCCGGATCCTCGTGAACACGTGGGGTTCGCTCGGCGGCATCGGCGCCACGACAGGTGTCCGGCCGTCGCTGACGCTGGCCCCCGGCGGTATCGGCGGGGCGTCGGTCAGCGACAACATCACCGTCGAGCACGTGCTCAACGTGAAGCGGGTCGCCTACCACCTGCGTGACGCGCCCGCAGTGGCCCGCGCGCACGGCGGGGTCGGCGATGCGGCGACGACCCCGGCGACCACGCCCGGGTCTGCGTCGGATGCGGCCCGGATCGAGGAGATGGTCCGCCGGATCGTCACTGAACTGCAGGGCAAGTAG
- the eutM gene encoding ethanolamine utilization microcompartment protein EutM produces MADVQMIALGMVETKGLIGAIEAADAMVKAANVKLIGKEQIGAGLVTVFVRGDVGAVKAATDAGAAAAGRVGELISVHVIPRPHGDVEIILPHRD; encoded by the coding sequence ATGGCAGATGTCCAGATGATCGCGCTCGGCATGGTCGAGACCAAGGGCCTGATCGGCGCCATCGAGGCGGCCGACGCAATGGTCAAGGCGGCCAACGTCAAGCTCATCGGCAAGGAGCAGATCGGCGCCGGCCTGGTGACCGTCTTCGTCCGCGGCGACGTCGGCGCGGTCAAGGCCGCCACTGACGCCGGTGCGGCCGCGGCCGGCCGCGTCGGCGAGCTGATCTCGGTCCACGTGATCCCGCGTCCGCACGGCGACGTGGAGATCATCCTCCCGCACCGCGACTGA
- a CDS encoding cupin domain-containing protein, with protein sequence MPKTLITAADVAQAVGGRLLVPADAIITPLARDEAADRGIALVVDEGPRAQAARPTPAAGGLESQVRAIVTAMLGSGGGGLAAPTAGPRVKLARIGENPTAPFPYPGPPPGMRVGAVDVVTGDDGSPIAAGYMTLTEGSFPWTLTYDEVQIVLEGELHLGGDAGDQIGRPGDVFYVPKGSSITFGTPSWAKFVYVTFPANWEEQF encoded by the coding sequence ATGCCCAAGACCCTCATCACCGCCGCTGACGTGGCGCAGGCAGTGGGCGGACGCCTGCTGGTGCCCGCCGACGCGATCATCACGCCGCTTGCGCGTGACGAGGCCGCCGACCGGGGCATCGCCCTCGTCGTCGACGAGGGTCCCCGGGCGCAGGCGGCGCGGCCGACACCGGCCGCCGGTGGGCTCGAGTCACAGGTGCGCGCGATCGTGACGGCGATGCTGGGTTCAGGTGGGGGCGGCCTGGCCGCCCCCACCGCGGGACCCCGCGTGAAGCTCGCCCGTATCGGCGAGAACCCGACGGCACCCTTCCCGTATCCCGGCCCCCCGCCGGGCATGCGCGTCGGCGCCGTCGATGTCGTCACCGGTGACGACGGATCCCCGATCGCCGCCGGCTACATGACCCTGACCGAGGGTTCCTTCCCGTGGACCCTCACCTATGACGAGGTGCAGATCGTGCTCGAGGGGGAGCTCCACCTCGGAGGCGACGCCGGCGACCAGATCGGCCGGCCCGGCGACGTGTTCTACGTGCCCAAGGGCTCGTCCATCACCTTCGGCACGCCGTCGTGGGCGAAGTTCGTCTACGTCACGTTCCCCGCCAACTGGGAGGAGCAGTTCTAG
- the eutJ gene encoding ethanolamine utilization protein EutJ codes for MTSAAVKATMKAAAKALKSPQPIPADLPIKLGVDLGTAFTVLVVTDEAGTPLAAAHTFADVVRDGVVWDFAGAQQVVRNLRLQLEEATGRELTRGAVTIPPGVNAADHRAHRYVIEGAGIDCTAVIDETTAANAVLGIRNGAVVDIGGGTTGVAILRDGEVIANIDEPTGGTHLSLVIAGAFGIPFEEAEKRKVKPRLQRELLPVVRPTLEKVATIVRDAVRDHDVDHITMVGGTAAFFGAADIVADVTGRRTTLAPHPMLVTPVGVASWAENLTR; via the coding sequence GTGACCTCCGCTGCCGTCAAGGCCACCATGAAGGCGGCCGCCAAGGCACTCAAGTCGCCGCAGCCGATCCCCGCCGACCTGCCCATCAAGCTCGGCGTCGACCTCGGCACCGCGTTCACCGTGCTCGTCGTCACCGACGAGGCCGGCACCCCGCTCGCCGCTGCCCACACCTTCGCCGATGTCGTCCGCGACGGCGTGGTGTGGGACTTCGCCGGCGCCCAGCAGGTGGTGCGGAACCTTCGGCTCCAGCTCGAGGAGGCCACGGGCCGCGAGCTGACCCGCGGCGCCGTCACCATCCCGCCAGGGGTCAACGCCGCTGACCACCGCGCCCACCGCTACGTCATCGAGGGCGCGGGCATCGACTGCACCGCCGTCATCGACGAGACCACGGCCGCGAACGCCGTCCTCGGAATCCGCAACGGCGCCGTCGTCGACATCGGCGGCGGGACGACCGGCGTCGCGATCCTGCGTGACGGCGAGGTCATCGCCAACATCGACGAACCCACCGGCGGCACCCACCTGTCGCTGGTGATCGCCGGCGCCTTCGGCATCCCCTTCGAGGAGGCCGAGAAGCGCAAGGTGAAGCCCCGGCTGCAGCGCGAGCTGCTGCCGGTGGTCCGCCCGACCCTGGAGAAGGTCGCCACCATCGTGCGCGATGCAGTCAGGGACCACGACGTCGACCACATCACGATGGTCGGCGGCACTGCGGCCTTCTTCGGCGCCGCCGACATCGTCGCGGACGTCACCGGCCGCCGCACCACCCTCGCCCCACACCCCATGCTGGTGACGCCCGTCGGCGTCGCGAGCTGGGCCGAGAATCTCACCCGATAG
- the pta gene encoding phosphate acetyltransferase, giving the protein MCRLTLLGRPATIAATVAELGVDISGASVVDPTTSELRERFAVRYAELRAKKGVTLEQARERVADVSYFGTMMVLEGLADGMVSGSVNTTAHTIRPALEVIKTRPGISVVSSVFLMCLSDRVLVFGDCAVNPNPTPEQVAEIAISSAETARQFGIEPRVAMLSYSTGASGTGPDVESTIEATRLLRERAPQLLVEGPLQYDAAVDPDVARTKLPDSPVAGQATVLIFPDLQTGNNTYKAVQRSAGALAIGPVLQGLNKPVNDLSRGALVSDIVNTVAITAIQAGMQP; this is encoded by the coding sequence GTGTGCCGACTGACGCTGCTCGGCCGCCCCGCCACCATCGCGGCGACGGTCGCCGAACTCGGCGTCGACATCTCCGGGGCCTCCGTCGTCGACCCGACCACCAGCGAACTGCGGGAGCGGTTCGCCGTGCGCTACGCGGAGTTGCGGGCCAAGAAGGGCGTGACGCTGGAGCAGGCCCGGGAACGGGTCGCCGACGTCAGCTACTTCGGCACCATGATGGTGCTCGAGGGCCTTGCCGACGGCATGGTCTCCGGCTCGGTCAACACCACCGCGCACACCATCCGGCCGGCCCTCGAGGTCATCAAGACGCGCCCTGGCATCTCCGTGGTGTCGTCGGTGTTCCTTATGTGTCTGTCCGACCGGGTGCTCGTGTTCGGCGACTGCGCCGTCAACCCCAACCCGACCCCTGAGCAGGTCGCGGAGATCGCCATCAGCTCGGCCGAGACGGCCCGGCAGTTCGGCATCGAGCCGCGGGTCGCGATGCTGTCCTACTCGACGGGAGCGTCCGGCACCGGGCCCGATGTGGAGTCGACCATCGAGGCGACCCGGCTGCTCCGCGAGCGGGCCCCGCAGCTTCTGGTCGAGGGGCCGCTGCAGTACGACGCGGCCGTCGACCCGGACGTGGCACGCACGAAGCTGCCCGACTCGCCCGTCGCGGGGCAGGCGACCGTGCTGATCTTCCCCGACCTGCAGACAGGCAACAACACCTACAAGGCCGTCCAGCGCAGCGCAGGCGCGCTCGCGATCGGTCCCGTGCTCCAGGGGCTGAACAAGCCGGTCAACGACCTGTCCCGCGGTGCGCTCGTCT